The following coding sequences are from one Gemmatimonadota bacterium window:
- a CDS encoding biotin--[acetyl-CoA-carboxylase] ligase — protein sequence MNFLPPEWHDQLASTNTHLLERLYRGEKLSSGFVIAAREQTAGRGRYRRQWIAQANENLTFSFLLITRAAFSQLTSLPIAIALGVSDALKTYGMSAQTKWPNDVLIDGAKICGMLLERSDQKQPDGTAIVIGIGLNVNMDATTAALIDRPVTSMRLETGWEYDLEQVLEQVLSSTVPWIDRWESEGFPALRTAWEHRCVYMGEEISVGEGDDVKTGILAGFGDCGQLLLREPDGQVSEIWAGDVAAV from the coding sequence TATGAATTTTCTACCTCCCGAATGGCACGATCAACTCGCTTCGACCAATACGCATCTTCTCGAGCGTCTATATCGAGGTGAGAAGCTTTCCTCTGGCTTTGTCATCGCTGCGCGGGAGCAGACAGCGGGACGGGGACGTTATCGGCGTCAATGGATCGCGCAGGCTAATGAGAATTTGACGTTTTCCTTTCTTCTCATTACAAGAGCCGCATTTTCCCAACTTACTTCTCTTCCCATTGCCATTGCTCTGGGTGTATCCGATGCGCTGAAAACTTATGGTATGAGTGCGCAGACCAAGTGGCCCAACGATGTTTTGATCGATGGCGCCAAAATTTGCGGTATGCTTCTCGAGCGCAGCGATCAAAAACAGCCCGATGGTACGGCGATTGTCATTGGTATTGGTCTCAATGTGAATATGGATGCGACGACTGCGGCTCTTATCGATCGCCCCGTTACTTCTATGCGTCTTGAAACGGGATGGGAGTACGATCTTGAACAAGTGCTCGAACAAGTGCTCTCATCCACTGTTCCCTGGATTGATCGCTGGGAAAGCGAGGGTTTTCCTGCTCTTCGCACCGCATGGGAGCATCGCTGTGTTTATATGGGTGAGGAGATTTCGGTTGGCGAAGGCGATGATGTGAAAACGGGCATTCTCGCAGGGTTTGGCGACTGCGGTCAGCTTTTGTTGCGCGAGCCAGATGGTCAGGTGAGTGAGATTTGGGCAGGCGATGTCGCGGCGGTTTAG